In the Mya arenaria isolate MELC-2E11 chromosome 11, ASM2691426v1 genome, one interval contains:
- the LOC128208008 gene encoding G-protein coupled receptor moody-like, with product MNDASGDKFHISLKLGDGSSNGTDCFEWWCFQYDTLIILEALAMFLCLVGSFGNLITVLAILFSSLRFSVNCILIGSLSFAGFLYCSLIISMQAVIFHRTSHKIPHDFCSAAGGIRYTLTGVIMAHLAVIALYRFLNFVYINTYRYMSEKRQLIISLVVCWLLPCFFTIPPVVGVWGAYQFQSQILSCTFAKSADQSNRFAMVTAGFIIPCVFIIYCYARIGCTAYSNFKHVRRWQGNSSKADTIRISTMMMFIFLIFFLGTFPFFVLHVIDKEFKHPIHHIWTTMFAWVMYCCNPVVYTLMDTDFRMAYKQVFMRNCKKNAMQAAGTTRATSV from the coding sequence ATGAATGACGCATCGGGTGACAAATTTCACATTTCACTGAAACTCGGCGACGGAAGCTCTAATGGGACGGATTGTTTTGAATGGTGGTGCTTTCAATATGATACTCTAATTATTCTTGAAGCCCTAGCTATGTTTCTGTGTCTGGTGGGTAGCTTTGGAAATTTAATTACTGTTCTTGCCATATTATTTTCCAGCCTGCGATTCAGCGTAAACTGTATCTTAATAGGCAGTCTCAGCTTCGCTGGATTTTTGTACTGCTCGCTAATCATTTCAATGCAAGCGGTGATTTTTCATAGGACATCCCACAAAATACCGCACGACTTCTGCTCGGCAGCAGGAGGAATTCGTTATACCCTGACCGGAGTGATAATGGCACACTTAGCTGTCATAGCCTTGTACCGGTTTCTGAATTTCGTTTATATCAACACATATAGATATATGTCGGAAAAGCGGCAACTCATAATTTCTCTCGTAGTTTGTTGGTTGTTGCCCTGTTTCTTCACCATTCCTCCTGTGGTTGGGGTGTGGGGTGCATATCAGTTCCAATCCCAGATCCTCTCATGCACATTTGCTAAAAGTGCTGACCAAAGCAATAGATTTGCCATGGTAACCGCTGGCTTTATTATCCCTTGTGTGTTTATCATATATTGCTACGCTCGCATTGGATGTACCGCTTACAGTAACTTCAAACATGTTCGTCGATGGCAGGGCAACTCCAGTAAGGCAGACACAATACGAATTTCAACCATGATGATGTtcatttttctaatattttttcttggaacCTTTCCCTTCTTCGTTTTACATGTGATAGACAAAGAATTCAAACATCCTATTCATCACATTTGGACAACAATGTTTGCTTGGGTGATGTACTGTTGTAATCCTGTTGTCTACACACTAATGGACACTGATTTCCGGATGGCGTACAAGCAGGTTTTCATGCGCAATTGTAAAAAGAATGCCATGCAGGCAGCTGGAACTACTCGTGCAACTTCcgtttaa